In a genomic window of Allomeiothermus silvanus DSM 9946:
- a CDS encoding DAK2 domain-containing protein, whose protein sequence is MAERLSPAELAQAFRYATDWFAVYIEETNALNVYPVPDGDTGTNMHLTLQSLRRELDMVDTSRMAEVARAISYGSLLGARGNSGVITSQILKGFSEAIKKAEALTPQVLVEALEEGTRTGYKAVMKPVEGTILTVARYASEGARKALEGGAKNLEAVLSGALERGRVGLAETPNLLPVLKQAGVVDAGGAGYLHILEGIRGFLLGLPLPEPPKVEKYAQTNFAAEQYGYCTEFLMEGVQAPIEEIRQAVSGWGDSLLVVGAEGYVKGHIHTNDPDALLSMVARYGKMVRTKVEDMSLQHTEILSMAGAAEEAPPPTGLVVVAAGWGLVKVFRSLGARVVAGGQTANPSVQDILDAVRSVPNPHVIVLPNNSNVLMSAQQAAQLAQEAGKHVHVLPTRTMGQGLAAAVMYHGDVEPAELLPEMEEAMNRSVTLEVTRASRDATIESLEVKEGQPIGLKDDKLALVAGTPEEALLGLVRLAKDAMHEIMTLFHGPTVEKPRLEALLQEISQAFPDLTLEVHPGGPDLYDYLAVLE, encoded by the coding sequence GTGGCTGAGCGCCTTTCCCCCGCCGAACTGGCGCAGGCTTTTCGCTACGCCACCGACTGGTTTGCGGTGTATATCGAAGAGACCAACGCCCTCAACGTCTACCCGGTTCCCGATGGGGACACCGGCACCAATATGCACCTTACCCTGCAGTCGCTACGGCGTGAACTCGACATGGTCGATACCTCGCGCATGGCGGAGGTAGCTCGGGCCATCAGCTATGGCTCGCTCTTAGGAGCGCGAGGCAACTCCGGGGTCATCACCTCGCAGATCCTCAAGGGCTTCTCGGAAGCGATAAAAAAAGCCGAGGCCCTCACCCCTCAGGTGCTCGTCGAAGCCCTCGAGGAGGGCACCCGCACCGGGTATAAGGCGGTGATGAAGCCGGTGGAGGGCACCATCCTCACCGTAGCCCGCTACGCCTCGGAGGGGGCCCGTAAGGCCCTGGAAGGGGGGGCTAAGAATTTGGAGGCGGTGCTGTCGGGGGCGCTCGAGCGCGGGCGAGTCGGCTTAGCCGAGACTCCCAACTTGCTGCCGGTGCTCAAACAGGCCGGAGTGGTGGATGCCGGTGGGGCCGGATACTTGCACATTCTGGAGGGAATCCGTGGTTTCTTGCTGGGCCTGCCCCTGCCGGAGCCACCTAAGGTTGAGAAATACGCCCAGACCAATTTCGCCGCCGAGCAGTACGGCTACTGCACCGAGTTCTTGATGGAGGGGGTGCAGGCCCCCATCGAGGAAATCCGCCAGGCGGTTTCGGGTTGGGGAGACTCCTTGCTGGTGGTAGGCGCGGAGGGCTACGTTAAAGGCCACATCCACACCAACGACCCCGATGCCCTCTTGAGCATGGTAGCCCGCTACGGCAAGATGGTGCGCACCAAGGTTGAAGATATGTCGCTACAGCACACCGAGATCCTGAGCATGGCCGGGGCCGCCGAGGAAGCCCCCCCGCCCACCGGCTTGGTGGTGGTGGCAGCGGGCTGGGGTTTGGTGAAGGTCTTCCGCAGCCTGGGGGCGCGGGTAGTGGCCGGAGGGCAGACGGCCAACCCCAGCGTGCAGGACATACTCGATGCGGTTAGGAGCGTGCCTAATCCGCACGTGATCGTACTGCCCAACAATTCCAACGTCCTGATGTCGGCCCAGCAAGCAGCCCAACTCGCTCAAGAGGCAGGAAAGCACGTTCACGTGCTACCCACCCGGACCATGGGGCAGGGCTTGGCCGCTGCGGTAATGTACCACGGCGACGTAGAGCCTGCCGAGCTGTTGCCGGAGATGGAAGAAGCTATGAACCGCTCGGTGACCCTCGAGGTCACCCGGGCTAGTCGCGATGCCACTATTGAGAGCCTGGAGGTCAAAGAGGGGCAGCCCATCGGACTCAAGGACGACAAGCTGGCCCTGGTAGCCGGGACCCCGGAGGAAGCCTTGTTAGGGTTGGTGCGGCTGGCCAAGGACGCTATGCACGAGATCATGACCCTCTTCCACGGCCCAACCGTGGAGAAGCCGAGGCTTGAGGCCCTCTTACAGGAGATTTCTCAGGCTTTTCCCGACCTCACCCTGGAGGTTCACCCTGGCGGACCCGATCTCTACGACTATTTGGCGGTGCTCGAGTAG